Proteins found in one Nostoc sp. NIES-3756 genomic segment:
- a CDS encoding HEAT repeat domain-containing protein — MNNISQLLAQAQAAYHAGDWSSLIHHLQQLILVGKNEADPEYVLELSLSALEMGDFHQRWDIAKVLISLGNIAINPLIDILEDEDAEDELRWFAARILGEFPHPDVINPLVEFLQVNEDEELRAIAASSLGQFGTVAIPKLSELLKDENTRLVAVRSLAYIRRTETITPLLTVVQDSQAAVRTAALEALSSFHDERVAPVLLNALNDLAAPVRRTAIVGLSYRPELSTQLDLIRRIQPHLYDFNIEVCCVAAVALARMGDDAAQHLFTVLISPHTPITLQLEIIRALSWLESLTGLEYLQQALTQLASVTLWQEIVTVLGRIQKPELKTPATEILLQMVQATHPATTINSVKSAIALSLGQLGCTQATELLNQMQQDPDEFVRLHAIAALKKLTPSLA, encoded by the coding sequence GTGAATAATATCAGTCAACTTTTGGCGCAGGCACAGGCAGCATATCATGCAGGTGATTGGTCATCATTGATTCACCATCTGCAACAGCTGATTTTGGTCGGTAAGAATGAAGCTGATCCAGAATATGTTTTAGAATTGTCACTCTCTGCGTTGGAGATGGGAGATTTTCATCAACGCTGGGATATTGCCAAGGTGTTAATCAGTTTGGGAAATATTGCCATCAATCCCTTGATTGACATCTTAGAAGATGAGGATGCAGAGGATGAATTGCGCTGGTTTGCTGCCAGAATTTTGGGTGAGTTTCCCCATCCAGATGTGATTAATCCTTTGGTGGAATTTTTGCAGGTAAATGAAGATGAAGAACTGAGGGCGATCGCCGCATCTTCTTTGGGACAATTCGGAACTGTAGCTATTCCTAAACTCAGCGAATTGCTCAAAGATGAAAATACCAGACTTGTGGCAGTGCGATCGCTCGCTTACATCCGCCGTACAGAAACCATCACCCCTTTGTTAACCGTGGTGCAAGATAGTCAAGCCGCAGTCCGCACCGCCGCCTTAGAAGCCCTCAGCAGTTTTCATGATGAACGTGTAGCGCCTGTACTCTTAAATGCTTTGAATGATTTAGCCGCACCTGTTAGACGTACAGCAATTGTCGGTTTAAGTTATCGTCCGGAATTATCTACCCAATTGGATTTGATTAGAAGAATACAGCCACATCTTTATGACTTTAACATTGAGGTTTGCTGTGTAGCTGCCGTTGCCCTTGCCCGAATGGGTGATGATGCAGCCCAACACCTGTTTACAGTACTGATATCGCCTCATACACCAATTACATTACAGCTAGAAATTATCCGCGCCTTGAGTTGGTTAGAGTCACTAACAGGACTGGAGTATTTACAGCAAGCACTAACTCAACTCGCCTCTGTAACACTTTGGCAGGAAATTGTCACCGTTTTGGGACGTATACAAAAGCCTGAGTTAAAAACACCAGCCACAGAAATTCTCTTGCAGATGGTACAAGCAACCCATCCAGCCACAACAATTAACAGTGTTAAAAGTGCGATCGCTCTATCTTTGGGACAGTTAGGCTGTACACAAGCCACAGAACTATTAAACCAGATGCAGCAAGACCCAGATGAGTTTGTCAGACTCCATGCGATCGCTGCACTCAAAAAACTAACACCTTCTTTGGCATAG
- a CDS encoding QcrA and Rieske domain-containing protein produces the protein MKRRDFINWVGLGLIASSLPVAIAACSSAQTASTDWQTVGNVTDLDKSGQLLNENSSIGPVLVVDTSKENLVAVNPTCTHKGCTVAWKAEAKKFVCPCHGAEYGIDGKVQKEPATQPLKTYAAKIEGSSVVVRQS, from the coding sequence ATGAAACGTCGTGATTTTATTAATTGGGTAGGTTTGGGTTTGATAGCGAGTAGCTTACCTGTGGCGATCGCTGCTTGTAGTTCCGCACAAACAGCATCTACAGACTGGCAAACGGTGGGTAATGTTACAGACTTGGATAAATCAGGCCAATTACTAAACGAAAATTCTTCCATCGGCCCCGTTTTAGTAGTAGATACATCAAAAGAAAATCTCGTTGCAGTTAACCCCACCTGCACCCACAAAGGCTGCACAGTCGCATGGAAAGCCGAAGCCAAAAAATTTGTTTGCCCATGTCATGGCGCAGAATATGGTATTGATGGTAAAGTTCAAAAAGAACCAGCTACACAACCACTCAAAACTTACGCCGCCAAGATTGAGGGAAGTTCAGTTGTAGTTAGGCAAAGTTAG
- a CDS encoding ferredoxin--nitrite reductase, whose amino-acid sequence MTDTATTAKASLNKFEKFKAEKDGLAIKSEIDKIASLGWEAMDETDRDHRLKWVGVFFRPVTPGKFMIRMRMPNGILTSDQMRVLAEVVQRYGDDGNADITTRQNIQLRGIRIEDLPDIFNKFHAVGLTSVQSGMDNIRNITGDAVAGLDADELYDTRELVQQIQDLLTNKGEGNPEFTNLPRKFNIAIAGGRDNSVHAEINDLAFVPAFKEVNGDWVLGNPEKSPTPQKVFGFNVLVGGFFSAKRCEAAIPLNAWVTPEEVVAVCKAVLEVYRDNGSRANRLKSRLMWLIDEWGIEKFRYEVEQRLGKTLLHAAPKDEIDWEKRDHIGVYKQKQEGLNYVGLHIPVGRLYAEDMFELARLADVYGSGEIRMTVEQNVIIPHIPDSRLQTLLADPLLERFSIDPGALTRSLVSCTGAQFCNFALIETKNRASEIIKALESELTFTRPVRIHWTGCPNSCGQPQVADIGLMGTKARKDGKAVEGVDIYMGGKVGKDAHLGSCVQKGIPCDDLQPVLRDLLIQNFGAKPK is encoded by the coding sequence ATGACAGACACAGCAACTACCGCAAAAGCCAGTCTGAATAAGTTTGAGAAATTCAAAGCTGAAAAGGACGGGCTGGCTATCAAGTCAGAAATAGATAAAATTGCCTCTCTTGGATGGGAAGCAATGGACGAAACAGACCGGGATCATCGCCTGAAGTGGGTGGGTGTATTCTTTCGTCCAGTCACTCCCGGCAAGTTTATGATCCGGATGCGGATGCCTAATGGTATTCTCACCAGCGATCAGATGCGTGTTTTAGCCGAAGTGGTGCAGCGTTACGGAGATGACGGTAACGCCGATATTACAACCAGACAAAATATCCAATTACGTGGAATCAGAATTGAAGATTTACCAGATATCTTCAATAAATTTCATGCCGTGGGTTTAACCAGTGTGCAATCAGGAATGGACAACATTCGCAACATCACAGGTGATGCCGTGGCTGGGTTAGATGCGGATGAGTTGTATGACACCCGCGAGTTGGTGCAGCAAATTCAGGATTTACTCACCAATAAAGGAGAAGGTAATCCCGAATTTACTAACTTACCTCGGAAATTTAATATTGCGATCGCTGGTGGACGAGACAATTCAGTCCATGCAGAAATCAACGATTTAGCCTTTGTTCCAGCATTCAAAGAAGTCAATGGAGATTGGGTATTAGGGAATCCTGAAAAGTCTCCAACACCTCAAAAAGTATTCGGATTTAACGTCCTCGTCGGTGGTTTCTTTTCCGCTAAACGTTGTGAAGCGGCGATCCCCTTAAATGCTTGGGTCACACCAGAAGAAGTTGTCGCTGTATGTAAAGCTGTTTTAGAGGTTTATCGTGACAACGGCTCCAGGGCTAACCGCCTCAAATCTCGCTTGATGTGGTTGATTGATGAGTGGGGTATAGAGAAGTTTCGTTATGAAGTCGAACAGCGTTTAGGTAAGACCTTACTACACGCCGCACCCAAAGACGAAATCGATTGGGAAAAACGTGACCACATCGGAGTCTATAAACAGAAACAAGAAGGATTGAACTACGTAGGCTTACATATCCCTGTAGGTAGGTTGTATGCCGAAGATATGTTTGAGTTGGCAAGGTTAGCCGATGTTTACGGTAGCGGTGAAATCCGTATGACTGTCGAACAAAACGTGATTATCCCCCACATTCCCGACTCTCGCTTACAAACACTGTTAGCAGATCCCTTGCTAGAGAGATTTTCCATTGATCCTGGAGCATTAACGCGATCGCTAGTTTCTTGCACAGGCGCACAATTTTGCAACTTCGCTCTCATCGAAACCAAAAACCGCGCCTCAGAAATAATTAAAGCTTTGGAAAGTGAACTCACCTTCACTCGTCCAGTACGCATCCATTGGACAGGCTGTCCCAACTCCTGCGGACAACCCCAAGTTGCAGACATCGGCCTTATGGGAACCAAAGCCCGTAAAGATGGCAAAGCTGTAGAAGGCGTTGATATTTATATGGGTGGCAAAGTCGGCAAAGATGCACATTTAGGTAGCTGCGTGCAAAAAGGCATCCCATGCGACGACTTGCAACCAGTATTGCGAGACTTACTCATCCAGAACTTCGGCGCTAAACCCAAATAA
- a CDS encoding CmpA/NrtA family ABC transporter substrate-binding protein produces MTHVSRRKFIFTTGAAAAVSIFAHACTSNNSQSTSTGEQTPSANQAANVTSTNAPKVETTKAKLGFIPLTDAAPLIIAKEKGFFAKYGMTDVEVIKQKSWPVTRDNLKIGSSGDGIDGAHILSPMPYLMTINDKVPMYVLARLNTNGQAISVAEKYRDLKVNLESKNLKDVAAKAKADKKAWKAGITFPGGTHDLWMRYWLAAGGINPDQDVVLEPVPPPQMVANMKVGTVDAFCVGEPWNAQLVSQKLGYSALVTGELWKDHPEKAFTMRQDWVDKNPNAAQAILMAILEAQQWCDKAENKEEMCKIISDRKYLNVAAADILERAKGNIDYGDGRTQKDFSHPMKFWADNASYPYKSHDTWFLTEEIRWGYLPQDTKVKDIVNQVNKEDLWKKAAKAINVADAEIPTSSSRGIETFFDGVKFDPEKPEEYLNSLKIKKV; encoded by the coding sequence ATGACACACGTTTCCAGAAGAAAATTCATTTTCACCACAGGCGCGGCGGCTGCGGTTTCCATCTTTGCTCATGCTTGCACCTCCAACAATTCCCAATCAACATCTACAGGCGAACAAACACCTTCAGCCAACCAAGCCGCTAACGTTACCTCCACTAACGCCCCCAAAGTAGAAACTACCAAAGCCAAACTAGGATTTATTCCTCTAACTGATGCAGCACCTCTAATTATTGCTAAAGAAAAAGGCTTCTTTGCCAAATATGGCATGACTGATGTAGAAGTCATCAAACAGAAATCTTGGCCTGTTACCCGTGATAACTTAAAAATCGGTTCCTCTGGTGATGGTATTGATGGCGCACATATCCTTAGCCCCATGCCATACTTGATGACCATTAACGATAAAGTGCCAATGTATGTATTGGCTAGGTTAAATACTAACGGTCAGGCTATCTCTGTGGCTGAAAAGTATAGAGACCTAAAGGTTAATCTGGAAAGCAAAAACCTCAAAGACGTAGCCGCTAAAGCCAAAGCTGACAAAAAAGCTTGGAAAGCTGGGATTACTTTTCCTGGCGGAACCCATGATTTATGGATGCGCTATTGGTTAGCTGCTGGTGGTATTAACCCAGACCAAGATGTAGTTTTAGAACCTGTACCACCACCACAAATGGTTGCCAACATGAAAGTTGGTACAGTTGATGCTTTCTGTGTAGGAGAACCTTGGAACGCTCAATTAGTCAGCCAAAAATTAGGTTACTCTGCTTTAGTTACAGGCGAATTATGGAAAGACCACCCAGAAAAAGCTTTTACTATGCGTCAAGACTGGGTAGATAAAAATCCCAACGCTGCACAGGCGATTTTGATGGCGATTTTGGAAGCACAACAATGGTGTGATAAGGCAGAAAATAAAGAAGAAATGTGTAAAATTATTTCTGACCGCAAATACTTAAATGTTGCTGCCGCCGATATATTAGAAAGAGCTAAAGGCAATATTGACTACGGTGATGGTCGGACACAGAAAGACTTTTCTCATCCCATGAAATTCTGGGCAGATAATGCTTCTTATCCTTACAAGAGTCATGATACTTGGTTTTTAACAGAAGAAATTCGTTGGGGTTATTTGCCTCAAGATACCAAAGTTAAAGATATCGTCAATCAAGTTAATAAAGAAGATTTGTGGAAGAAAGCAGCCAAAGCAATTAATGTGGCTGATGCAGAAATTCCTACTAGCAGTTCTCGTGGAATTGAAACATTCTTTGATGGCGTTAAATTTGACCCAGAGAAACCAGAAGAATATTTGAATAGCCTGAAAATTAAGAAAGTTTAA
- the ntrB gene encoding nitrate ABC transporter permease, translated as MTATLGNRVKLKKSQKALNKLFWRKIVPPLVALAIFLVLWQLLCLNPNFKLPGPIETFSETFDPFIIHPFFDNGESDKGLGWQILSSLGRVGLGFSLSAIAGITLGILIGVNPLVYNAVDPIFQVLRTVPPLAWLPISLAAFQQANPSAIFVIFITSIWPILINTTVGVQQIPQDYINVAKVLRLKGPKYFFKIVFPATVPYIFTGLRIGIGLSWLAIVAAEMLVGGVGIGSFIWDAYNTTTETNLSEIILALIYVGLVGLFLDRLVGFVASKVVADQK; from the coding sequence ATGACAGCAACTTTAGGGAATCGTGTTAAGTTAAAAAAGTCTCAAAAAGCTCTCAATAAATTATTTTGGAGAAAAATTGTACCTCCTCTAGTAGCGTTAGCAATTTTTCTTGTGCTTTGGCAATTACTTTGTTTAAATCCTAACTTTAAATTACCAGGGCCGATAGAAACATTTTCAGAAACATTTGACCCTTTTATCATTCATCCATTTTTTGATAATGGTGAAAGTGATAAAGGTTTAGGATGGCAAATCCTCAGTAGTTTGGGTAGGGTAGGTTTAGGTTTTTCCTTATCTGCGATCGCAGGCATTACACTAGGCATTTTAATCGGTGTCAATCCATTAGTTTACAACGCTGTAGATCCTATTTTCCAAGTCTTACGAACTGTACCGCCTCTAGCATGGCTACCTATTTCCTTGGCAGCATTTCAACAAGCTAATCCTTCCGCAATCTTCGTCATTTTCATCACCTCAATTTGGCCGATTCTCATCAACACAACAGTAGGTGTACAACAAATTCCTCAAGACTACATTAATGTAGCCAAAGTTTTACGTCTCAAGGGGCCAAAATACTTCTTTAAAATTGTCTTTCCTGCTACTGTCCCTTATATTTTTACAGGCTTACGAATCGGGATTGGATTGTCTTGGTTGGCGATTGTGGCGGCAGAAATGTTAGTTGGTGGTGTGGGTATCGGTTCGTTTATTTGGGATGCTTACAACACGACTACGGAAACAAATTTGAGTGAGATTATTTTGGCGCTTATTTATGTTGGTTTGGTTGGTCTATTTCTAGATAGATTGGTTGGTTTTGTTGCTAGTAAGGTTGTGGCGGATCAAAAGTAG
- a CDS encoding ABC transporter ATP-binding/substrate-binding protein (This model describes the ATP binding subunits of ATP-binding cassette (ABC) transporters for nitrate transport, or for bicarbonate transport, in bacteria and archaea.): MTTFVEVDHVDRIFELPNGGRYIALKNIELKIKQGEFVSLIGHSGCGKSTLLNIIAGLDRASIGGVTLEGREIREPSPDRMVVFQNYSLLPWLTVRDNIALAVDEVYQGKPKGQRRAIIEEHIDMVGLRLAANKRPSELSGGMKQRVAIARALATRPKLLLLDEPFGALDALTRGSLQEQLMKICNEHQITCVMVTHDVDEALLLSDRVVMLTNGPEAHIGQILEVPIPRPRQRLEVVKHPSYYNLRNEIIYFLNQQKQAKKRKLQQTSTIVETTKAVLEIGFMPLTDAAPLIVAKEKGFFAKYGLDNVTLNRANDWQEISQGVISGRFDAAQMVAGMPLALTLGAGDKKPTPIVNALNLSRNANAITFSKKLYNQGVRSLADLKKVIDASPDQILTLGVVHPTSMQNLILRYWLAAGGIDPDRDVSLTVIPPTQMVAQLKAGNIDGYCAGEPWNYQAVHQDLGFVAATALEIWSGQPKKVLGVREEWAQQYPETYLNLVKALIEACKYCDDLRNREEILELLCRPEYLDVNPAYIRPGFTDPYERGDGTPPQELTAYNQFYLNKTNYPNRTEILWMVTQMARWGLTPFPKNWVEVIERVCRADIFGAAARDLGLIDIGEDNPIHLFDGKTFNPSDPIEYLKSLEIKRQIRIEEVFI, translated from the coding sequence ATGACTACTTTTGTTGAAGTTGACCACGTTGATCGGATATTTGAACTACCTAATGGTGGTCGATATATTGCGCTGAAAAATATTGAGTTGAAGATTAAACAAGGCGAGTTTGTTTCTTTAATTGGGCATTCTGGTTGTGGTAAGTCTACTTTACTGAATATCATTGCTGGGCTAGATAGGGCTAGTATTGGTGGCGTGACTTTGGAGGGACGGGAAATTAGAGAACCCAGCCCTGATCGCATGGTGGTTTTTCAAAATTATTCTTTGCTTCCTTGGTTAACGGTGCGGGACAATATTGCCTTGGCTGTGGATGAGGTTTATCAAGGTAAACCCAAAGGTCAGCGTCGGGCGATTATTGAAGAACATATTGATATGGTGGGACTGCGCCTAGCGGCGAATAAACGTCCGAGTGAGTTATCTGGGGGGATGAAACAACGGGTGGCGATCGCCCGTGCTTTGGCTACTCGTCCCAAGTTGTTGCTGTTAGATGAACCCTTTGGGGCTTTGGATGCTTTGACTAGGGGGAGTCTGCAAGAACAACTGATGAAAATCTGCAATGAACATCAAATTACTTGCGTGATGGTGACGCATGATGTGGATGAAGCATTATTGTTAAGCGATCGCGTCGTCATGCTAACAAATGGGCCAGAAGCCCACATTGGCCAAATTCTGGAAGTTCCTATCCCTCGTCCCCGTCAGCGTTTGGAAGTTGTTAAACATCCAAGTTACTATAATCTCCGCAACGAGATAATTTACTTCCTCAACCAACAAAAGCAGGCGAAGAAACGCAAGCTTCAGCAAACATCGACAATAGTAGAGACAACAAAAGCAGTCCTCGAAATCGGCTTTATGCCTTTGACTGATGCTGCACCTCTAATTGTTGCCAAAGAGAAAGGCTTCTTTGCTAAGTATGGGTTAGATAATGTCACCCTCAACCGCGCCAACGACTGGCAAGAAATATCTCAAGGCGTAATTTCTGGCAGATTCGATGCAGCCCAAATGGTAGCGGGGATGCCCTTAGCCCTAACTTTAGGGGCAGGCGATAAAAAACCAACTCCCATAGTTAACGCCTTAAACCTTTCTCGCAATGCCAACGCCATCACATTCAGTAAAAAACTGTATAACCAAGGCGTAAGAAGCTTGGCTGACTTAAAGAAGGTAATTGATGCTTCCCCCGACCAAATACTTACATTAGGAGTAGTTCATCCCACCTCCATGCAGAACTTAATTCTGCGTTACTGGTTAGCGGCTGGTGGTATAGATCCCGATAGAGATGTGAGTTTAACAGTCATTCCTCCAACTCAAATGGTTGCCCAACTCAAAGCCGGAAACATTGATGGTTACTGTGCAGGAGAACCTTGGAACTATCAAGCAGTACATCAAGACCTGGGCTTTGTTGCAGCCACCGCCCTAGAAATTTGGTCAGGACAACCGAAAAAAGTTTTGGGAGTACGGGAAGAATGGGCGCAACAGTATCCAGAAACCTACCTCAATCTCGTCAAAGCATTAATAGAAGCGTGCAAATATTGCGACGACCTCCGCAACCGCGAAGAAATCCTCGAATTACTCTGTCGTCCCGAATATCTGGATGTGAACCCTGCATACATCCGCCCAGGTTTCACCGACCCCTACGAGCGCGGCGACGGTACACCACCGCAAGAACTCACAGCCTACAATCAGTTCTACCTCAACAAAACCAACTATCCCAACCGTACCGAAATTTTGTGGATGGTTACACAAATGGCACGCTGGGGCTTAACACCATTCCCTAAAAACTGGGTAGAAGTCATCGAAAGAGTTTGCCGTGCAGACATATTCGGTGCAGCCGCCCGCGACCTGGGTCTAATCGACATCGGTGAAGACAACCCCATTCACCTATTCGACGGCAAAACCTTCAACCCCTCAGACCCAATAGAATACCTCAAAAGCTTAGAAATCAAACGTCAAATCCGCATCGAAGAAGTATTTATTTAG